In Vibrio mangrovi, the DNA window TGAAATCTTACGTGATCAGCTCCGTGGTATCCTGCGCGCTTCTGCTCACGGTAAGCTACGTATCATGTTCCCGATGATCATTTCTGTTGAAGAAATCCGGGAGCTTAAAGCGGCAATTGAAACCTATAAAGCCGAGTTACGCGACGAAGGCTATGCTTTCGATGAAAACATTGAAATTGGCGTTATGGTAGAAACTCCGGCAGCGGCTGCAATTGCACACCATCTGGCTAAAGAAGTTTCATTCTTCTCCATCGGTACAAACGACCTGACTCAGTACACTCTGGCTGTTGACCGTGGTAATGAAATGATTTCTCACCTGTACAACCCACTGTCTCCTGCTGTACTGAATGTAATCAAGCAAGTAATCGATGCTTCTCATGCAGAAGGGAAATGGACAGGTATGTGTGGTGAACTTGCCGGTGATGAACGGGCAACGTTACTTCTTTTGGGAATGGGTCTTGATGAATTCTCAATGAGCGGCATCTCTATCCCGAAAGTGAAAAAAGTGATTCGTGAAGCAGACTACAAAGCAGTCAAAGCAATGGCTGAAGAAGCTCTGTCACTTCCTACAGCGAAAGAAATTGAAGCTTGTGTAGAGAAGTTCATCACAGAAAAGTCACAATAATGATGTAACCATTTGCAGTAGATGGACAAAAGTGGTCGCCTACTGCATATCATTGGTATACTATAACCCGAAAGAATAAATTCAAACTTTAGGAGCTGACACAATGGGGCTGTTTGACAAACTTAAAAAGTTAGTATCTGACGACAGTGCTGACACAGGCGCAATTGAAATCATTGCACCATTATCCGGTGAAATCGTAAATATTGAAGATGTGCCTGATGTTGTTTTCGCTGAGAAAATCGTTGGCGATGGCATTGCTATCAAACCATCTGGAGACAAGATGGTCGCTCCTGTAAATGGCACTATCGGTAAAATCTTCGAAACAAACCATGCATTCTCTATCGAGTCAGAAGATGGTGTCGAGTTGTTCGTCCACTTCGGTATCGATACTGTTGAACTGAAAGGTGAAGGCTTTAAACGTATCGCAGAAGAAGGTCAGCCAGTCAAAGCGGGTGACACTGTGATTGAATTTGATCTTGCCCTGTTAGAAGAGAAAGCAAAATCAACACTGACTCCTGTTGTGATTTCAAACATGGACGAAATCAAAGAACTGAATAAACTATCCGGTTCAGTTGTTGTTGGCGAAACACCCGTTCTGCGTGTAACCAAATAAGTTCAACAGCAAAGTCAAAAGTACCTTTTTTGTCAAACGCTGCCTTTCTTAGGCAGCGTTTTTTTATTTGGTCTTACGACAGACCAATCGCATAACGAAGAACCTGGTTCTTCAACGGTCCGGCATGATTTGCCAGTTTCAGCACAGCGTTTCTGACCACCTTCACTGGTGTATGGCGGCAACTGAATGTTTTATAGAAAACATCCATTCCGGTCTGCATGAGTAAATTATCCGGTCTTCTGCATCGTTCGTAACGAACAAATACTTTCTCATCAAGTTGGCGGGATTCCGATATCTGCGTCAAAAGTGCCTTCACATCTTTAAAACCAAGATTCACACCCTGCCCTGCAAGCGGATTAATTGTGTGAGCCGCATCGCCAACCAGAATGCACCGATTCGCTACATACTTTTGGGCATGCCGCCGTGTCAGTGCAAATGAACCATGCTGAATCACCTCAACTTCTCCCAACTCTTCAGGAAAATGAGTCTGAATTTCCTGAACCAATTGTTTTGGAGATAGTTGACTTAACTGGCGAATCCGTCGTGGAGAATCATACCAGACCAAAGAAGCCTGATGACCATTCAATGGCAAGAATGAACGAGGGCCGGAAGGATAAAAACGTTGCCAGGTAACATCTTGCTGTGACAGTACGGTTTTCACATGAATTAACATACAGTGCTGACGGTAATCCCAGGCGGTTACACCGATACGGGCAAAATCACGAACCTGAGAGTGAGCACCATCAGCACCAACAATCCACTGAGCATGAATCACCTGATCATCATCAAGAACCAGCCGATTTTCCTCAGCACCGAATTCAATACTTTTCAGTCGGTTCGGACATTTCACTGTCAGATGAGGATGCTGCGCAAATGCCTGCCAGATACCCAATTGAATAATTCGGTTTTCAACCATATAACCAAGTTGTTCCAACCCGATATCATGGGCGTCAAAGCAGGTCCTGCATTCGGATGACTCCCAGGTTTCAAGGCGACGGTAAGGACAAACCCGCATCGCTTCAATATGCTGCCATACCCCCAACGATTCCAGAA includes these proteins:
- the crr gene encoding PTS glucose transporter subunit IIA, with protein sequence MGLFDKLKKLVSDDSADTGAIEIIAPLSGEIVNIEDVPDVVFAEKIVGDGIAIKPSGDKMVAPVNGTIGKIFETNHAFSIESEDGVELFVHFGIDTVELKGEGFKRIAEEGQPVKAGDTVIEFDLALLEEKAKSTLTPVVISNMDEIKELNKLSGSVVVGETPVLRVTK
- a CDS encoding 2-octaprenyl-3-methyl-6-methoxy-1,4-benzoquinol hydroxylase, with amino-acid sequence METYQIAVVGGGMVGAALALGLAQQGKKVVLLESHQPQSFESSQPMDVRVSAISMASVQLLESLGVWQHIEAMRVCPYRRLETWESSECRTCFDAHDIGLEQLGYMVENRIIQLGIWQAFAQHPHLTVKCPNRLKSIEFGAEENRLVLDDDQVIHAQWIVGADGAHSQVRDFARIGVTAWDYRQHCMLIHVKTVLSQQDVTWQRFYPSGPRSFLPLNGHQASLVWYDSPRRIRQLSQLSPKQLVQEIQTHFPEELGEVEVIQHGSFALTRRHAQKYVANRCILVGDAAHTINPLAGQGVNLGFKDVKALLTQISESRQLDEKVFVRYERCRRPDNLLMQTGMDVFYKTFSCRHTPVKVVRNAVLKLANHAGPLKNQVLRYAIGLS